A stretch of Planktothrix serta PCC 8927 DNA encodes these proteins:
- a CDS encoding sodium-dependent bicarbonate transport family permease — protein MDGNLILFNILNPPVLFFFLGMLAVFCKSDLEIPQPLPKLFSLYLLLAIGFKGGYELSESGINAQIALTLLASIVMAVLVPFYSFFILRLKLDAYNAAAIAATYGSISAVTFITASSFLEKVQIPYGGHMVASLALMESPAIIIGIVLVRIFAPSKEAENSSLSWEKVLHESFLNGSVFLLVGSLIIGLLTGEKGWEKLQPFTQGIFYGVLTFFLLDMGLVAAKRIRELRKAGSFLIAFSIFIPLANAVFGIIIGKLLGFGQGNTLLFAILSASASYIAVPAAMRMTVPEANPSIYVSMALALTFPFNIIVGIPLYLEMIKLIGV, from the coding sequence ATGGATGGAAATCTGATTTTATTTAACATCCTCAACCCTCCGGTACTGTTTTTCTTCTTGGGGATGCTAGCCGTTTTTTGCAAATCCGATTTAGAAATCCCTCAACCCTTGCCAAAACTGTTCTCATTGTATTTGTTATTGGCAATTGGATTTAAAGGCGGTTACGAGCTATCAGAAAGCGGGATTAATGCCCAAATTGCCTTGACACTTCTGGCTTCTATTGTCATGGCAGTTTTAGTTCCTTTCTATAGCTTTTTTATTTTGCGCCTCAAACTAGATGCTTATAATGCGGCGGCTATTGCAGCGACTTATGGTTCCATTAGTGCAGTGACATTTATTACTGCTAGTTCCTTCCTAGAAAAAGTACAAATTCCCTATGGCGGACACATGGTAGCATCACTCGCTTTAATGGAATCTCCAGCCATTATTATTGGGATCGTTTTAGTGAGGATTTTTGCTCCCTCTAAGGAGGCTGAAAATAGTTCATTGTCTTGGGAAAAAGTTTTGCATGAATCCTTCTTAAATGGTTCCGTTTTTCTATTAGTTGGCAGTTTAATTATAGGACTGTTAACCGGAGAAAAAGGATGGGAAAAATTGCAACCCTTTACTCAAGGAATTTTCTATGGTGTTTTAACATTCTTCCTCCTAGATATGGGATTAGTGGCAGCAAAACGAATTCGGGAACTGAGGAAAGCCGGATCATTTTTGATTGCTTTTTCTATCTTCATTCCCCTTGCTAATGCTGTTTTTGGGATTATCATTGGTAAACTATTAGGATTTGGTCAAGGGAATACATTACTCTTTGCTATTCTATCTGCGAGTGCTTCCTATATTGCAGTTCCAGCGGCGATGCGAATGACTGTTCCTGAAGCCAACCCTAGTATTTACGTTTCTATGGCCCTTGCCCTCACATTTCCCTTTAATATTATTGTGGGAATTCCTCTGTATTTAGAAATGATCAAACTAATCGGAGTGTAG
- a CDS encoding P-II family nitrogen regulator: MQDVKKIEIIIDTFHIQDVLNILDQIKVSGYTVIKDTSGKGDRGISCSDYLDCDFTGSYIMTVCTNEKQLNTLIELIKPLLKKVGGICLFSDAKWVIH, translated from the coding sequence ATGCAAGATGTCAAAAAAATAGAAATCATCATTGATACGTTTCATATTCAGGATGTACTGAATATTTTGGATCAGATCAAAGTTTCCGGGTATACCGTGATTAAAGATACGTCAGGAAAAGGGGATCGGGGAATCTCTTGTTCTGACTACTTAGATTGCGATTTCACCGGTAGCTATATCATGACTGTTTGCACCAATGAAAAACAACTTAATACCCTGATTGAGTTGATTAAACCTTTACTCAAAAAAGTAGGCGGTATTTGTTTGTTCAGTGATGCTAAATGGGTGATACACTAA
- a CDS encoding Uma2 family endonuclease translates to MRYRDDNRYELIDGDIFDLEPTGLHEEVAAFITTKVCVQIDQMGLPWFVLQRGLIRPSNIGMTAFRPDVIVIDRHELTKEPIWNEQSILTLGSSIKFVAEVVSSNWQNDYARKVEDYATLGIPEYWIADYAGLGGVRHIGKSKQPTLSICTLANGEYEIQQLRGNQIVVSTTFPNLKLTAAEILKTF, encoded by the coding sequence GTGCGTTATCGTGACGATAACCGTTATGAACTTATTGATGGAGATATATTTGACTTGGAACCAACAGGCTTGCATGAAGAAGTTGCAGCTTTTATTACCACAAAGGTATGCGTCCAGATTGACCAAATGGGATTACCTTGGTTTGTGCTTCAGCGAGGACTTATTCGCCCTTCTAACATTGGAATGACTGCATTTCGACCTGATGTGATAGTTATTGATCGCCATGAGCTTACTAAAGAACCAATTTGGAATGAGCAGTCAATTCTGACATTAGGCAGTTCAATTAAATTTGTAGCGGAAGTTGTGAGTAGCAACTGGCAAAATGATTATGCGCGTAAAGTTGAAGACTACGCGACTCTGGGCATTCCCGAATATTGGATTGCCGACTACGCTGGATTGGGAGGTGTTCGACATATTGGGAAGTCCAAACAACCTACGCTCTCTATCTGCACATTAGCAAATGGAGAGTATGAAATTCAGCAATTACGAGGCAATCAGATAGTTGTTTCGACTACTTTCCCTAACCTAAAATTGACAGCCGCAGAAATTTTAAAAACTTTTTAA
- a CDS encoding YsnF/AvaK domain-containing protein, which translates to MVYSYPEGYQKNSKIERLAKRLKGCWIQTLDGEVVGQVVDVVSNPQGKPELVVPLKITPENRQQLLLLKANLIKQANIPERLLFIERTPELEPFLNTNLNLSNPQQYFPTPLQSFSETDEPDSTLPLPSSENQPNVVDNLTILLKEERLIVERERRKVGEVIIRKEIETDFVQVPLRREKLVIEQVGKDDQTLAEIPLSEERVQVVKTEVQESKE; encoded by the coding sequence ATGGTTTATTCTTATCCTGAAGGTTATCAAAAAAATAGCAAGATTGAACGATTAGCGAAAAGACTCAAAGGATGTTGGATTCAAACCTTAGATGGGGAAGTTGTGGGTCAAGTGGTTGATGTTGTTTCCAATCCCCAAGGAAAGCCGGAATTAGTCGTCCCTTTAAAGATTACCCCTGAAAATCGTCAGCAATTATTATTATTGAAAGCCAACTTAATAAAACAAGCCAATATTCCTGAACGCTTACTGTTTATTGAGCGAACACCAGAGTTAGAACCTTTTCTCAATACAAACTTGAATTTATCCAATCCTCAGCAATATTTTCCCACACCCCTGCAATCTTTTTCTGAAACGGATGAACCCGATTCAACCTTACCTTTACCGTCTTCTGAAAATCAACCGAATGTTGTAGATAATCTGACGATTCTTTTAAAAGAAGAAAGATTAATCGTTGAACGCGAACGCCGTAAAGTTGGAGAAGTTATTATTCGCAAAGAAATTGAAACTGATTTTGTCCAGGTTCCTCTTAGACGGGAAAAACTTGTGATTGAACAAGTCGGAAAAGATGATCAAACCTTAGCAGAAATTCCTTTATCTGAAGAGAGAGTTCAAGTGGTGAAAACGGAAGTTCAAGAGTCCAAAGAGTAG
- a CDS encoding GNAT family protein, producing MASSGKFDGVDFSQVNIEPLTPELRQLGQGFRCVRGEFVTYWKQSRIQREADAYLCQCWLVRVEDALAGYITLLADKLEVEDALLIQEGVKYRTFPAVKIGLLAVDRRTKGLGVRLMEWAIDYVITQVVPAIGVRFITVDALYDFDVDPAYDASGFYEKLGFEFADPTESLPPANPYRTMYLDLKPLMEELAREELL from the coding sequence ATGGCTAGTTCTGGTAAATTTGATGGAGTTGATTTTTCCCAAGTCAATATTGAGCCTCTAACCCCTGAACTTCGGCAACTCGGTCAGGGGTTTCGCTGTGTCAGGGGAGAATTTGTTACCTATTGGAAACAGAGTCGAATTCAACGAGAAGCTGATGCCTATCTTTGTCAATGTTGGCTCGTCAGAGTTGAAGATGCTCTGGCTGGCTACATTACACTTCTAGCAGATAAGTTAGAGGTTGAGGATGCACTACTAATTCAAGAAGGTGTGAAATATCGTACTTTCCCAGCCGTCAAGATTGGACTACTTGCCGTTGATCGTCGCACGAAAGGGCTTGGAGTAAGGTTGATGGAATGGGCGATCGATTATGTGATTACTCAGGTAGTTCCTGCGATCGGAGTAAGATTTATCACTGTAGATGCGCTTTACGATTTCGATGTTGACCCAGCTTATGATGCATCTGGCTTCTATGAAAAGTTAGGGTTTGAGTTTGCTGATCCAACTGAATCTCTTCCACCTGCCAATCCGTATCGTACAATGTATCTCGATCTAAAGCCGTTGATGGAAGAACTTGCCAGGGAAGAACTGCTTTAA
- a CDS encoding mechanosensitive ion channel domain-containing protein produces the protein MNIILGIIQFFNKIFTQPIRLGEITISVNLIFTIIISLFAVILIARFFTNWLRDKLLVKWGFDEGSRDAIATICYYFAIALGFIIVPQACGLDIRSLSFLAGGLGIGIGLGFQGLVQNFVSGLILLIERPVKVGDYIEIEDLEGTIRKISIRATTILTNDGISIIVPNLSLVSGNIINWSYGNVNSRIHIQVPVSYGSDPVLVTEVLLAVARRESRVLSYPAPQVWLRNFGDSAINFELLVWIDQPKARLPIQSSLNYIIENELKKNNIIIPLPQRDLWIKNPEDLRTIFNPYPVTVPAPPQAQFSAIQTVEESEGLELEPTNHISLRDLLRKVVYFEQFTDLELLGLIEQGYRETIPPGEFIFHEGDPGDAFHIILSGSVEIISEKVNKHIRNLNAGDFFGELSLIMGIPRTAAVRTLETTILFVVDRNVFHHFLSSYPQLADQIAEKLVERKEELFQRQQLLREMGILGEEEDLDINPLLWIRKRMKSLFGI, from the coding sequence ATGAATATTATTCTAGGAATAATACAATTTTTCAACAAAATTTTTACTCAGCCCATTAGATTAGGGGAAATTACGATTTCAGTTAATTTGATTTTTACCATCATTATTTCCTTATTCGCTGTTATTTTAATTGCTAGGTTTTTTACTAATTGGTTACGGGATAAATTATTGGTCAAATGGGGATTTGATGAAGGTAGCCGAGATGCGATCGCTACAATTTGTTATTATTTTGCCATTGCTTTAGGGTTTATTATTGTTCCTCAAGCCTGTGGTTTAGATATTCGGTCTTTAAGCTTTTTAGCTGGAGGTTTAGGGATTGGGATCGGTTTAGGTTTTCAGGGATTAGTTCAAAATTTTGTAAGCGGATTAATTCTCTTGATTGAACGTCCTGTTAAAGTAGGAGATTATATTGAAATTGAGGATTTAGAAGGAACAATTCGGAAAATATCAATTCGCGCTACAACTATTTTAACCAATGATGGGATCTCTATTATTGTACCCAATCTAAGTTTAGTCAGTGGAAATATTATCAACTGGAGTTATGGAAATGTTAATAGTCGAATTCATATTCAAGTTCCTGTTTCCTACGGGAGTGATCCAGTTTTAGTTACCGAAGTTTTATTAGCTGTTGCTCGTCGAGAATCGAGAGTTTTGTCCTATCCCGCGCCTCAAGTTTGGTTAAGGAATTTTGGAGATAGTGCGATTAATTTTGAGCTTTTAGTCTGGATTGATCAACCCAAAGCTAGACTTCCGATCCAAAGTTCATTAAATTATATTATTGAAAATGAGCTTAAAAAAAACAATATTATTATTCCCCTCCCTCAGAGAGATTTATGGATTAAAAACCCTGAAGACTTAAGAACAATTTTTAACCCTTATCCCGTTACTGTTCCTGCTCCTCCTCAAGCTCAATTTTCTGCTATTCAAACTGTTGAAGAATCTGAGGGTTTAGAGCTAGAACCGACAAATCATATATCCCTACGAGATTTATTAAGAAAAGTCGTTTATTTTGAACAGTTTACAGACTTAGAATTATTAGGATTAATTGAACAAGGGTATCGAGAAACCATCCCCCCAGGAGAATTTATTTTTCATGAAGGAGATCCAGGGGATGCGTTTCATATTATTCTTTCTGGTTCTGTGGAAATTATCTCAGAGAAAGTCAACAAACATATTCGTAATTTAAACGCCGGAGACTTTTTTGGAGAACTTTCCTTAATTATGGGAATTCCCCGCACGGCTGCTGTCCGAACCTTAGAAACAACGATTTTATTTGTGGTAGACCGAAATGTATTTCATCATTTTTTATCCAGTTATCCTCAATTAGCCGATCAAATAGCTGAAAAATTAGTTGAACGAAAAGAAGAACTTTTTCAACGTCAGCAACTATTACGAGAAATGGGAATTTTAGGCGAGGAAGAAGATTTAGATATTAATCCCCTTCTCTGGATACGAAAACGCATGAAATCACTCTTTGGAATTTAA
- a CDS encoding UDP-N-acetylmuramoyl-L-alanyl-D-glutamate--2,6-diaminopimelate ligase, whose product MKLKELLAKVGIPMPYPSHPALEKEVKGLTTNSIACQPGDLFLGMPGTRVDGGEFWPNAIASGAVAAFISQTAADKTQDRIAAEQPCIISSNDMTQTCAQIAGAFYDHPAEKLQLVGVTGTNGKTTTTHLIEFLLSNTDHPTALLGTLYARWPGFQETAVHTTPFSVELQRQLADAVAAGCEFGAMEVSSHALDQGRVLGCPFQVAVFTNLTQDHLDYHPTMEDYFAAKALLFSPDYLKGRAIINADDPFGQRLITQLADRAWSYSTHDSTADLWADQLGYEPTGVKGVLHTPQGEAEFYLPLVGQYNLSNLLAALGAGLSLGLDLTTLVEKIAEFPGVPGRMERVQISPNQDISVIVDYAHTPDSLENLLKASRPFIRGRMICVFGCGGDRDRTKRPKMGKIAAELADVAVVTSDNPRTEDPEGILQDILVGIPNTIQPIVIADRAEAIHRAILDAQPGDGVLIAGKGHEDYQILGTEKIHFDDREQARDALAERIQ is encoded by the coding sequence ATGAAGCTCAAAGAGTTACTGGCAAAAGTTGGGATACCGATGCCGTACCCATCCCACCCCGCTTTAGAGAAAGAAGTTAAGGGGTTAACAACGAACTCCATCGCTTGTCAACCCGGAGATTTATTCTTGGGAATGCCGGGAACCCGTGTGGACGGGGGAGAATTCTGGCCGAATGCGATCGCCTCTGGCGCAGTAGCCGCCTTCATCTCCCAAACCGCCGCCGACAAAACCCAAGACCGCATCGCAGCCGAACAACCCTGCATTATTTCCAGCAACGACATGACCCAAACCTGCGCCCAAATTGCGGGGGCGTTTTATGATCATCCGGCGGAAAAATTGCAATTGGTGGGGGTGACGGGAACCAATGGAAAAACCACAACCACCCATTTAATTGAATTCCTCCTCAGCAACACCGACCATCCTACGGCTTTACTCGGAACCCTTTACGCCCGTTGGCCCGGATTTCAAGAAACGGCCGTTCATACGACTCCCTTTTCGGTTGAATTACAACGACAACTGGCCGATGCTGTGGCGGCCGGATGTGAATTTGGGGCGATGGAAGTTAGTTCCCATGCGTTAGACCAGGGACGGGTTCTGGGTTGTCCGTTTCAAGTGGCGGTGTTTACGAATTTGACTCAAGATCATTTGGACTATCACCCGACGATGGAGGATTATTTCGCAGCCAAAGCATTATTATTTAGCCCCGATTATCTCAAGGGTCGAGCTATTATTAATGCCGATGATCCCTTCGGTCAACGGTTAATTACCCAGTTAGCAGATCGGGCTTGGAGTTATAGCACCCATGACTCAACGGCTGATTTATGGGCGGATCAATTGGGTTATGAACCGACAGGAGTTAAAGGCGTTCTCCATACCCCCCAAGGAGAGGCGGAGTTTTATTTACCTTTAGTGGGTCAATATAATTTATCGAATCTGTTGGCAGCTTTGGGGGCGGGGTTAAGTTTGGGGTTAGATTTAACTACCCTGGTCGAAAAAATTGCGGAGTTTCCGGGTGTTCCCGGTCGCATGGAACGGGTGCAAATTAGCCCGAATCAAGATATTAGTGTAATTGTAGATTATGCTCATACCCCCGATAGTTTAGAGAATTTATTGAAGGCGTCTCGTCCGTTTATTCGGGGTCGGATGATTTGTGTGTTTGGGTGTGGGGGCGATCGCGATCGCACTAAACGCCCAAAAATGGGGAAAATTGCCGCAGAATTAGCGGATGTTGCCGTTGTCACGTCAGATAATCCCCGAACTGAAGATCCTGAAGGAATTTTGCAGGATATTTTAGTAGGAATTCCTAACACAATACAGCCGATTGTGATTGCGGATCGGGCTGAGGCAATTCACAGGGCAATTTTGGATGCTCAACCCGGAGATGGAGTTTTAATTGCGGGAAAAGGTCACGAAGATTATCAAATTTTGGGGACAGAAAAAATCCATTTTGATGATCGAGAACAAGCGCGGGATGCCTTAGCAGAAAGAATCCAATAA
- a CDS encoding cysteine synthase A: MDIKNGFVGTIGNTPLIRLNSFSDETGCEILGKAEFLNPGGSVKDRAALYIIKDAEEKGLLKPGGTVVEGTAGNTGIGLAHICNAKGYKCLIIIPETQSPEKMEALRTLGAEVRPVPAVPYKDPNNYVRLSGRLASEMENAVWANQFDNLANRLAHYETTGPEIWQQTDGKVDAWVTATGTGGTFAGVSLFLKEKNPQIKTVVADPMGSGLYSYVKTGEITPQGNSITEGIGNSRITANMQGVPIDDAIAIDDDQALRVIYQLLRKDGLFMGGSVGINVAAAVALAKEMGPGHTIVTVLCDGGARYQSKLFNKQWLQERNLWPNNLDF, from the coding sequence ATGGACATTAAAAACGGTTTTGTTGGCACCATTGGGAATACCCCTTTAATTCGATTAAACAGTTTCAGCGATGAAACCGGATGTGAAATTTTAGGGAAAGCAGAATTTCTAAATCCGGGGGGGTCTGTTAAAGATCGCGCGGCTTTATATATTATTAAAGATGCAGAAGAAAAAGGATTACTGAAACCCGGTGGAACCGTTGTAGAGGGAACCGCAGGCAATACCGGAATCGGATTAGCCCATATTTGTAATGCTAAAGGCTACAAATGTTTAATTATTATTCCTGAAACTCAATCTCCTGAGAAAATGGAAGCTTTAAGAACATTAGGGGCAGAAGTTCGTCCAGTCCCGGCTGTTCCTTATAAAGATCCAAATAATTATGTTAGATTATCAGGACGTTTGGCCTCAGAAATGGAAAATGCAGTTTGGGCGAATCAGTTTGATAATTTAGCCAATCGTTTAGCCCATTATGAAACAACCGGGCCAGAAATTTGGCAACAAACCGATGGAAAAGTGGATGCTTGGGTTACTGCAACGGGAACTGGAGGAACCTTTGCCGGAGTTTCCCTATTTTTAAAAGAGAAAAATCCTCAGATTAAAACTGTTGTTGCTGACCCGATGGGAAGTGGGTTATATAGTTATGTGAAAACGGGAGAAATTACGCCTCAAGGCAATTCAATTACTGAAGGTATTGGAAATAGTCGAATTACGGCTAATATGCAAGGTGTTCCCATTGATGATGCCATTGCCATTGATGATGATCAAGCGTTACGAGTGATTTATCAACTATTAAGAAAAGATGGGTTATTTATGGGAGGTTCTGTAGGAATTAATGTGGCGGCGGCTGTGGCTTTAGCTAAAGAAATGGGGCCGGGTCATACCATTGTGACGGTATTATGTGATGGGGGCGCTCGTTATCAATCTAAATTGTTTAATAAGCAATGGTTACAGGAACGGAATCTCTGGCCGAATAATTTGGATTTTTAG
- a CDS encoding acetamidase/formamidase family protein, which produces MNHHTLKATCTTVHLGGFSCNLPPALVINSGDSIEVETYTGFKIYQDAPAAFLTSELVEICQHLPPERIVGPGSHLLTGPIYIREAQPGDVLEIQLEEISPRLAMGFNAIRTGWGALPQQFSEPRLRFIPLNLEENIAEFPPNSGIKIPLKPFFGILGVATSETQQSSIPPGIYGGNLDNPELQAGSRLFLPIFVPGALFSIGDGHSAQGEGEVNVTAIETSMNGRIKLILHKNISLTSPLAETPSDIITMGFAETLDLAFESALKQMIHVLEQFWGLKAEEAYVLCSLAANFRITQVVNRPQKGVHGMISKSILPIPETEFLYKD; this is translated from the coding sequence ATGAATCATCATACACTCAAAGCAACTTGTACAACGGTTCATTTAGGGGGATTCTCCTGCAATTTACCTCCAGCTTTAGTCATCAACTCTGGAGATTCCATTGAAGTCGAAACTTATACAGGGTTCAAAATTTATCAGGACGCACCAGCAGCCTTTCTCACCTCCGAATTAGTAGAAATTTGTCAGCATTTACCCCCAGAACGAATTGTAGGGCCAGGTTCCCATCTATTAACGGGGCCAATTTATATCCGAGAAGCACAACCGGGAGATGTTTTAGAAATTCAATTAGAGGAAATTTCTCCCCGTTTAGCAATGGGATTTAATGCAATTCGCACAGGTTGGGGCGCTTTACCCCAACAATTTTCTGAACCTCGGTTACGGTTTATTCCCTTAAATTTAGAGGAAAATATTGCCGAATTCCCTCCAAATAGTGGGATAAAAATTCCCTTAAAACCGTTTTTTGGAATTCTAGGAGTTGCTACTTCAGAAACACAACAATCTTCAATTCCACCAGGGATTTATGGCGGAAATTTGGATAACCCCGAATTACAAGCAGGTTCTCGTTTATTCTTACCTATTTTTGTTCCGGGTGCGTTATTTTCGATTGGAGATGGACATTCTGCACAAGGAGAAGGAGAGGTTAATGTTACAGCAATTGAAACGTCAATGAATGGTAGAATTAAACTGATTTTACATAAAAATATATCGTTAACATCTCCCCTTGCAGAAACTCCATCGGATATAATTACAATGGGATTTGCAGAAACGTTAGATTTAGCGTTTGAATCGGCTTTAAAACAGATGATTCATGTTTTAGAACAATTTTGGGGATTAAAGGCGGAGGAGGCTTATGTTTTATGTTCTTTAGCCGCTAATTTTAGGATTACTCAAGTGGTTAATCGTCCTCAGAAAGGAGTTCATGGGATGATTTCTAAATCGATTTTACCCATCCCAGAAACCGAGTTTCTGTACAAAGATTAA
- a CDS encoding DUF2382 domain-containing protein, producing the protein MTLLKIKDAYPHYKEEIFDGKDIKKFDVYADTTNEKIGTVYDALIDENGYFRYFVIDTGFWVFGKKVLLPVGRAQIDYANKRLYALGFTKNQAEALPEYNDNMTVDYDYEERVRAGYRTSKSQKNQYDRSSYQYDSEPDLYQTHAQNHGTIKLYEERLIADKQRQKTGTVTVGKTVETHTERASVPVEKERVIVERTTPTGERPVNPGDADFREGEVARVDVYEETADIRKQAFVTEEVNVHKEVNRDTVTAKEKLRREKLNVKTDGQPVVKDNS; encoded by the coding sequence ATGACTTTGTTAAAAATAAAAGATGCTTATCCCCATTACAAAGAAGAGATTTTTGATGGCAAAGACATTAAGAAATTTGATGTTTATGCAGATACTACCAATGAAAAAATTGGGACAGTTTACGATGCTTTAATTGATGAGAATGGATATTTCCGTTATTTTGTGATTGATACGGGTTTTTGGGTCTTTGGTAAAAAAGTTTTACTCCCCGTTGGTCGTGCTCAAATCGACTATGCAAATAAACGTCTGTACGCCCTGGGATTTACTAAAAATCAAGCAGAAGCGTTACCCGAATATAATGATAATATGACGGTAGACTACGATTATGAAGAGCGCGTTCGGGCGGGATATCGGACTTCTAAATCTCAAAAAAACCAGTATGACCGGAGTAGTTATCAGTACGATTCTGAGCCGGATTTATACCAAACCCATGCCCAAAATCACGGCACAATCAAGCTCTACGAAGAACGGTTAATTGCTGATAAACAACGTCAAAAAACAGGGACGGTTACGGTAGGTAAAACCGTAGAAACCCACACAGAACGGGCGAGTGTTCCCGTGGAAAAAGAGCGTGTGATCGTTGAACGGACGACTCCAACAGGTGAACGACCTGTTAACCCCGGCGATGCTGATTTCCGCGAAGGAGAAGTGGCTCGCGTCGATGTCTATGAAGAAACGGCGGATATTCGCAAGCAAGCTTTTGTGACCGAAGAAGTCAATGTTCACAAAGAAGTTAATCGGGATACCGTGACCGCAAAAGAAAAACTGCGTCGGGAAAAATTGAATGTTAAAACCGATGGACAACCTGTGGTTAAAGACAACTCTTAA
- a CDS encoding P-II family nitrogen regulator produces the protein MQAVKKVEIIISSLELKEVLEILDQSQVTGYTVLNNTSGKGDRGFSNDDLGEVFSNTYIMTVCMNEEQLEKVIKNITPLLKRVGGVCLVNETTWIHH, from the coding sequence ATGCAAGCAGTAAAAAAAGTTGAAATCATCATTAGTAGCTTAGAATTGAAGGAAGTTTTGGAAATCTTAGATCAATCACAAGTCACCGGATATACCGTGCTCAATAATACATCAGGAAAAGGTGATCGGGGCTTTTCTAATGATGACTTAGGAGAAGTGTTCAGCAACACTTATATTATGACGGTTTGTATGAACGAAGAACAACTCGAAAAAGTTATTAAAAACATCACTCCTTTACTCAAGCGAGTCGGAGGAGTGTGTTTAGTTAACGAGACCACTTGGATTCATCACTAG
- a CDS encoding sulfite exporter TauE/SafE family protein, translating to MTSFELIILTVAGLIAGILAGFLGIGGGTVLVPLLVALGYTPVEAVATSSLSIVITAISGSIQNWRMGYLRLNQVIGIGFPAILTAQIGVFLAELFSSRLLLFLFGCLLLLNVYLVELRKQITTRKKQQEEQQVSESTIFPNQNILFNPVFARILTGGTAGILAGLFGVGGGIIMVPLQILLLGETIKIAIQISLGVIVITAISACAGHAIQGNVLWSQGIILGVGGLLGAQISTRFLPKLSDQTVSLMFRIFLVILSIYIFKQAWIQS from the coding sequence ATGACCTCATTTGAATTGATTATTTTGACGGTGGCGGGACTAATTGCTGGTATTTTAGCCGGATTTTTAGGAATTGGGGGAGGAACGGTTTTAGTGCCGTTATTAGTTGCATTAGGATATACACCAGTGGAAGCCGTTGCGACCAGTAGTTTATCAATTGTAATTACTGCTATTTCGGGTAGTATTCAAAATTGGCGCATGGGATATCTGCGTTTAAATCAAGTCATTGGTATTGGATTTCCGGCTATATTAACCGCACAAATTGGGGTATTTTTGGCAGAATTATTTTCTTCTCGTTTGTTATTATTTTTATTTGGGTGTCTATTATTATTGAATGTTTATTTAGTAGAACTGCGTAAACAAATAACAACCCGAAAAAAACAACAAGAAGAACAGCAAGTTTCTGAATCTACTATTTTTCCCAATCAAAATATCCTCTTTAATCCGGTATTTGCTCGAATTTTAACGGGAGGGACTGCGGGAATTTTAGCCGGATTATTTGGCGTGGGCGGTGGAATTATTATGGTTCCTTTGCAAATTCTTTTATTAGGAGAAACGATTAAAATTGCGATTCAAATTAGTTTAGGAGTGATTGTAATTACAGCTATTTCTGCTTGTGCTGGACACGCAATACAAGGGAATGTATTATGGAGTCAAGGGATTATTTTAGGAGTAGGTGGATTATTAGGAGCGCAAATTAGCACCCGATTTCTACCTAAATTATCCGATCAAACCGTTAGTTTGATGTTTAGAATTTTCTTAGTAATTCTCTCTATTTATATCTTTAAACAAGCCTGGATACAATCTTAA